One Pongo abelii isolate AG06213 chromosome 12, NHGRI_mPonAbe1-v2.0_pri, whole genome shotgun sequence DNA segment encodes these proteins:
- the SEMA4F gene encoding semaphorin-4F isoform X3: MPASAARPRPGPGQPTASPFPLLLLLAVLSGPVSGRVPRSVPRTSLPISEADSYLTRFAVPHTYNYSVLLVDPASHTLYVGARDTIFALSLPFSGERPRKIDWMVPEAHRQNCRKKGKKEDECHNFVQILAIANASHLLTCGTFAFDPKCGVIDVSRFQQVERLESGRGKCPFEPAQRSAAVMAGGVLYAATVKNYLGTEPIITRAVGRAEDWIRTDTLPSWLNAPAFVAAVALSPAEWGDEDGDDEIYFFFTETSRAFDSYERIKVPRVARVCAGDLGGRKTLQQRWTTFLKADLLCPGPEHGRASTVLQDVAVLRPELGAATPIFYGIFSSQWEGATISAVCAFQPQDVRTVLNGPFRELKHDCNRGLPVVDNDVPQPRPGECITNNMKLRHFGSSLSLPDRVLTFIRDHPLMDRPVFPADGHPLLVTTDTAYLRVVAHRVTSLSGKEYDVLYLGTEDGHLHRAVRIGAQLSVLEDLALFPEPQPVENMKLYQSWLLVGSRTEVTQVNTTNCGRLQSCSECILAQDPVCAWSFRLDECVAHVGEHQGLVQDIESADVSSLCPKEPGGKRPWKKGNMNLQDSSQQNKVSTCYLYKDL, from the exons ATGCCGGCCTCTGCTGCGCGGCCCCGCCCTGGTCCCGGGCAGCCTACAGCCTCGCCCTtcccgctgctgctgctgctggcggTGCTGAGCGGCCCGGTATCCGGCCGCGTCCCCCGCTCGGTGCCCAGAACCTCGCTTCCCATCTCTG AGGCTGACTCCTATCTCACCCGGTTCGCTGTCCCTCACACATACAATTACTCTGTTCTCCTCGTGGATCCTGCCTCCCACACACTTTATGTTGGCGCCCGGGACACCATCTTCGCTTTATCCCTGCCCTTCTCAGGGGAGAGACCGCGCAAG ATTGACTGGATGGTTCCTGAGGCTCACAGACAGAACTGTAGgaagaaaggcaagaaagag GACGAATGTCACAATTTTGTCCAGATTCTCGCCATTGCCAATGCCTCTCACCTCCTCACTTGTGGCACCTTCGCTTTTGATCCGAAGTGCGGGGTTATT GACGTGTCCAGGTTCCAGCAGGTTGAAAGACTTGAGAGTGGCCGGGGGAAATGTCCTTTTGAGCCAGCTCAGCGGTCAGCAGCTGTAATGGCTG GGGGGGTCCTCTATGCTGCCACTGTGAAAAACTACCTGGGGACGGAGCCAATTATCACCCGAGCAGTGGGTCGTGCTGAGGACTGGATTCGGACAGACACCTTGCCTTCCTGGCTGAAcg CCCCAGCCTTTGTCGCAGCCGTGGCCTTGAGCCCAGCCGAATGGGGGGATGAAGATGGAGACGACGAAATCTACTTCTTCTTTACGGAGACTTCCCGAGCATTTGACTCATACGAGCGCATTAAAGTCCCACGGGTGGCCCGTGTGTGTGCG GGGGACCTCGGGGGCCGAAAGACCCTCCAGCAGAGATGGACGACGTTTTTGAAAGCTGACCTGCTCTGTCCAGGGCCTGAGCATGGCCGGGCCTCCACTGTCCTGCAGGATGTTGCTGTGCTTCGACCTGAGCTTGGGGCAGCGACTCCCATCTTTTATGGCATCTTTTCTTCCCAGTG GGAGGGGGCTACCATCTCTGCTGTCTGTGCCTTCCAACCACAAGACGTTCGGACAGTGCTGAATGGTCCCTTCAGAGAACTAAAACATGACTGCAACAGAGGACTGCCTGTCGTGGACAATGATGTGCCCCAGCCCAGACCTGGAGAG TGCATCACCAACAACATGAAGCTCCGGCACTTTGGCTCATCTCTCTCCCTGCCTGACCGCGTACTCACCTTCATCCGGGACCACCCACTCATGGACAGGCCAGTGTTTCCAGCTGATGGCCACCCCCTGCTGGTCACTACAGATACAGCCTATCTCAGAGTCGTGGCCCACAGGGTGACCAGCCTCTCAGGGAAAGAGTATGATGTGCTCTACCTGGGGACAG AGGATGGACACCTCCACCGAGCAGTGCGGATCGGAGCTCAGCTCAGTGTTCTTGAAGATCTGGCCTTATTCCCAGAGCCACAGCCAGTTGAGAACATGAAATTGTACCAG AGCTGGCTCCTGGTTGGCTCCCGTACTGAGGTGACACAAGTGAATACAACCAACTGTGGCCGTCTCCAGAGCTGCTCAGAGTGCATCCTGGCCCAGGACCCAGTCTGTGCCTGGAGCTTCCGGCTGGATGAGTGTGTGGCCCATGTCGGGGAGCACCAAGG GTTGGTCCAAGACATAGAGTCAGCAGATGTCTCCTCTTTGTGTCCTAAAGAGCCTGGAG GTAAACGTCCTTGGAAAAAAGGGAATATGAACCTACAGGATTCCAGTCAACAAAATAAGGTGTCCACATGCTACCTTTACAAAGATTTGTAA
- the SEMA4F gene encoding semaphorin-4F isoform X1, whose product MPASAARPRPGPGQPTASPFPLLLLLAVLSGPVSGRVPRSVPRTSLPISEADSYLTRFAVPHTYNYSVLLVDPASHTLYVGARDTIFALSLPFSGERPRKIDWMVPEAHRQNCRKKGKKEDECHNFVQILAIANASHLLTCGTFAFDPKCGVIDVSRFQQVERLESGRGKCPFEPAQRSAAVMAGGVLYAATVKNYLGTEPIITRAVGRAEDWIRTDTLPSWLNAPAFVAAVALSPAEWGDEDGDDEIYFFFTETSRAFDSYERIKVPRVARVCAGDLGGRKTLQQRWTTFLKADLLCPGPEHGRASTVLQDVAVLRPELGAATPIFYGIFSSQWEGATISAVCAFQPQDVRTVLNGPFRELKHDCNRGLPVVDNDVPQPRPGECITNNMKLRHFGSSLSLPDRVLTFIRDHPLMDRPVFPADGHPLLVTTDTAYLRVVAHRVTSLSGKEYDVLYLGTEDGHLHRAVRIGAQLSVLEDLALFPEPQPVENMKLYQSWLLVGSRTEVTQVNTTNCGRLQSCSECILAQDPVCAWSFRLDECVAHVGEHQGLVQDIESADVSSLCPKEPGERPVVFEVPVATAAHVVLPCSSSSAWASCVWHQPSGVTALTPRRDGLEVVVTPGAMGAYACECQEGGAARVVAAYSLVWGSQRDVPSRAHTVGVGLAGFFLGVLAASLTLILIGRRQQRRRQRELLARDKVGLDLGAPPSGTTSYSQDPPSPSPEDERLPLALAKRGSGFGGFSPPFLLDPCPSPAHIRLTGAPLATCDETSI is encoded by the exons ATGCCGGCCTCTGCTGCGCGGCCCCGCCCTGGTCCCGGGCAGCCTACAGCCTCGCCCTtcccgctgctgctgctgctggcggTGCTGAGCGGCCCGGTATCCGGCCGCGTCCCCCGCTCGGTGCCCAGAACCTCGCTTCCCATCTCTG AGGCTGACTCCTATCTCACCCGGTTCGCTGTCCCTCACACATACAATTACTCTGTTCTCCTCGTGGATCCTGCCTCCCACACACTTTATGTTGGCGCCCGGGACACCATCTTCGCTTTATCCCTGCCCTTCTCAGGGGAGAGACCGCGCAAG ATTGACTGGATGGTTCCTGAGGCTCACAGACAGAACTGTAGgaagaaaggcaagaaagag GACGAATGTCACAATTTTGTCCAGATTCTCGCCATTGCCAATGCCTCTCACCTCCTCACTTGTGGCACCTTCGCTTTTGATCCGAAGTGCGGGGTTATT GACGTGTCCAGGTTCCAGCAGGTTGAAAGACTTGAGAGTGGCCGGGGGAAATGTCCTTTTGAGCCAGCTCAGCGGTCAGCAGCTGTAATGGCTG GGGGGGTCCTCTATGCTGCCACTGTGAAAAACTACCTGGGGACGGAGCCAATTATCACCCGAGCAGTGGGTCGTGCTGAGGACTGGATTCGGACAGACACCTTGCCTTCCTGGCTGAAcg CCCCAGCCTTTGTCGCAGCCGTGGCCTTGAGCCCAGCCGAATGGGGGGATGAAGATGGAGACGACGAAATCTACTTCTTCTTTACGGAGACTTCCCGAGCATTTGACTCATACGAGCGCATTAAAGTCCCACGGGTGGCCCGTGTGTGTGCG GGGGACCTCGGGGGCCGAAAGACCCTCCAGCAGAGATGGACGACGTTTTTGAAAGCTGACCTGCTCTGTCCAGGGCCTGAGCATGGCCGGGCCTCCACTGTCCTGCAGGATGTTGCTGTGCTTCGACCTGAGCTTGGGGCAGCGACTCCCATCTTTTATGGCATCTTTTCTTCCCAGTG GGAGGGGGCTACCATCTCTGCTGTCTGTGCCTTCCAACCACAAGACGTTCGGACAGTGCTGAATGGTCCCTTCAGAGAACTAAAACATGACTGCAACAGAGGACTGCCTGTCGTGGACAATGATGTGCCCCAGCCCAGACCTGGAGAG TGCATCACCAACAACATGAAGCTCCGGCACTTTGGCTCATCTCTCTCCCTGCCTGACCGCGTACTCACCTTCATCCGGGACCACCCACTCATGGACAGGCCAGTGTTTCCAGCTGATGGCCACCCCCTGCTGGTCACTACAGATACAGCCTATCTCAGAGTCGTGGCCCACAGGGTGACCAGCCTCTCAGGGAAAGAGTATGATGTGCTCTACCTGGGGACAG AGGATGGACACCTCCACCGAGCAGTGCGGATCGGAGCTCAGCTCAGTGTTCTTGAAGATCTGGCCTTATTCCCAGAGCCACAGCCAGTTGAGAACATGAAATTGTACCAG AGCTGGCTCCTGGTTGGCTCCCGTACTGAGGTGACACAAGTGAATACAACCAACTGTGGCCGTCTCCAGAGCTGCTCAGAGTGCATCCTGGCCCAGGACCCAGTCTGTGCCTGGAGCTTCCGGCTGGATGAGTGTGTGGCCCATGTCGGGGAGCACCAAGG GTTGGTCCAAGACATAGAGTCAGCAGATGTCTCCTCTTTGTGTCCTAAAGAGCCTGGAG AACGTCCAGTAGTGTTTGAAGTTCCTGTGGCTACAGCTGCGCATGTGGTCTTGCCATGTTCTTCAAGCTCAGCATGGGCATCCTGTGTGTGGCACCAGCCCAGTGGAGTGACTGCACTCACCCCCCGGCGGGATGGACTGGAGGTGGTGGTGACCCCAGGGGCCATGGGCGCTTATGCCTGTGAATGTCAGGAGGGTGGGGCAGCCCGTGTGGTAGCAGCTTACAGCTTGGTATGGGGCAGCCAGCGAGATGTTCCGAGCCGGGCCCACACAGTGGGGGTGGGACTGGCAGGCTTCTTCTTGGGGGTTCTCGCAGCATCCCTGACTCTCATTCTGATTGGTCGGCGTCAGCAGCGACGGCGACAGAGGGAACTTCTGGCTAGAGACAAGGTGGGCTTGGACCTGGGGGCTCCACCTTCTGGGACCACAAGCTACAGCCAagaccctccctccccctctcctgaAGATGAGCGGTTACCGCTGGCCCTGGCCAAGAGGGGCAGTGGCTTTGGTGGATTCTCACCACCCTTCCTGCTTGATCCTTGCCCAAGCCCAGCCCACATTCGGCTAACTGGGGCTCCTCTAGCCACATGTGATGAAACATCCATCTAG
- the SEMA4F gene encoding semaphorin-4F isoform X2, which yields MPASAARPRPGPGQPTASPFPLLLLLAVLSGPVSGRVPRSVPRTSLPISEADSYLTRFAVPHTYNYSVLLVDPASHTLYVGARDTIFALSLPFSGERPRKIDWMVPEAHRQNCRKKGKKEDVSRFQQVERLESGRGKCPFEPAQRSAAVMAGGVLYAATVKNYLGTEPIITRAVGRAEDWIRTDTLPSWLNAPAFVAAVALSPAEWGDEDGDDEIYFFFTETSRAFDSYERIKVPRVARVCAGDLGGRKTLQQRWTTFLKADLLCPGPEHGRASTVLQDVAVLRPELGAATPIFYGIFSSQWEGATISAVCAFQPQDVRTVLNGPFRELKHDCNRGLPVVDNDVPQPRPGECITNNMKLRHFGSSLSLPDRVLTFIRDHPLMDRPVFPADGHPLLVTTDTAYLRVVAHRVTSLSGKEYDVLYLGTEDGHLHRAVRIGAQLSVLEDLALFPEPQPVENMKLYQSWLLVGSRTEVTQVNTTNCGRLQSCSECILAQDPVCAWSFRLDECVAHVGEHQGLVQDIESADVSSLCPKEPGERPVVFEVPVATAAHVVLPCSSSSAWASCVWHQPSGVTALTPRRDGLEVVVTPGAMGAYACECQEGGAARVVAAYSLVWGSQRDVPSRAHTVGVGLAGFFLGVLAASLTLILIGRRQQRRRQRELLARDKVGLDLGAPPSGTTSYSQDPPSPSPEDERLPLALAKRGSGFGGFSPPFLLDPCPSPAHIRLTGAPLATCDETSI from the exons ATGCCGGCCTCTGCTGCGCGGCCCCGCCCTGGTCCCGGGCAGCCTACAGCCTCGCCCTtcccgctgctgctgctgctggcggTGCTGAGCGGCCCGGTATCCGGCCGCGTCCCCCGCTCGGTGCCCAGAACCTCGCTTCCCATCTCTG AGGCTGACTCCTATCTCACCCGGTTCGCTGTCCCTCACACATACAATTACTCTGTTCTCCTCGTGGATCCTGCCTCCCACACACTTTATGTTGGCGCCCGGGACACCATCTTCGCTTTATCCCTGCCCTTCTCAGGGGAGAGACCGCGCAAG ATTGACTGGATGGTTCCTGAGGCTCACAGACAGAACTGTAGgaagaaaggcaagaaagag GACGTGTCCAGGTTCCAGCAGGTTGAAAGACTTGAGAGTGGCCGGGGGAAATGTCCTTTTGAGCCAGCTCAGCGGTCAGCAGCTGTAATGGCTG GGGGGGTCCTCTATGCTGCCACTGTGAAAAACTACCTGGGGACGGAGCCAATTATCACCCGAGCAGTGGGTCGTGCTGAGGACTGGATTCGGACAGACACCTTGCCTTCCTGGCTGAAcg CCCCAGCCTTTGTCGCAGCCGTGGCCTTGAGCCCAGCCGAATGGGGGGATGAAGATGGAGACGACGAAATCTACTTCTTCTTTACGGAGACTTCCCGAGCATTTGACTCATACGAGCGCATTAAAGTCCCACGGGTGGCCCGTGTGTGTGCG GGGGACCTCGGGGGCCGAAAGACCCTCCAGCAGAGATGGACGACGTTTTTGAAAGCTGACCTGCTCTGTCCAGGGCCTGAGCATGGCCGGGCCTCCACTGTCCTGCAGGATGTTGCTGTGCTTCGACCTGAGCTTGGGGCAGCGACTCCCATCTTTTATGGCATCTTTTCTTCCCAGTG GGAGGGGGCTACCATCTCTGCTGTCTGTGCCTTCCAACCACAAGACGTTCGGACAGTGCTGAATGGTCCCTTCAGAGAACTAAAACATGACTGCAACAGAGGACTGCCTGTCGTGGACAATGATGTGCCCCAGCCCAGACCTGGAGAG TGCATCACCAACAACATGAAGCTCCGGCACTTTGGCTCATCTCTCTCCCTGCCTGACCGCGTACTCACCTTCATCCGGGACCACCCACTCATGGACAGGCCAGTGTTTCCAGCTGATGGCCACCCCCTGCTGGTCACTACAGATACAGCCTATCTCAGAGTCGTGGCCCACAGGGTGACCAGCCTCTCAGGGAAAGAGTATGATGTGCTCTACCTGGGGACAG AGGATGGACACCTCCACCGAGCAGTGCGGATCGGAGCTCAGCTCAGTGTTCTTGAAGATCTGGCCTTATTCCCAGAGCCACAGCCAGTTGAGAACATGAAATTGTACCAG AGCTGGCTCCTGGTTGGCTCCCGTACTGAGGTGACACAAGTGAATACAACCAACTGTGGCCGTCTCCAGAGCTGCTCAGAGTGCATCCTGGCCCAGGACCCAGTCTGTGCCTGGAGCTTCCGGCTGGATGAGTGTGTGGCCCATGTCGGGGAGCACCAAGG GTTGGTCCAAGACATAGAGTCAGCAGATGTCTCCTCTTTGTGTCCTAAAGAGCCTGGAG AACGTCCAGTAGTGTTTGAAGTTCCTGTGGCTACAGCTGCGCATGTGGTCTTGCCATGTTCTTCAAGCTCAGCATGGGCATCCTGTGTGTGGCACCAGCCCAGTGGAGTGACTGCACTCACCCCCCGGCGGGATGGACTGGAGGTGGTGGTGACCCCAGGGGCCATGGGCGCTTATGCCTGTGAATGTCAGGAGGGTGGGGCAGCCCGTGTGGTAGCAGCTTACAGCTTGGTATGGGGCAGCCAGCGAGATGTTCCGAGCCGGGCCCACACAGTGGGGGTGGGACTGGCAGGCTTCTTCTTGGGGGTTCTCGCAGCATCCCTGACTCTCATTCTGATTGGTCGGCGTCAGCAGCGACGGCGACAGAGGGAACTTCTGGCTAGAGACAAGGTGGGCTTGGACCTGGGGGCTCCACCTTCTGGGACCACAAGCTACAGCCAagaccctccctccccctctcctgaAGATGAGCGGTTACCGCTGGCCCTGGCCAAGAGGGGCAGTGGCTTTGGTGGATTCTCACCACCCTTCCTGCTTGATCCTTGCCCAAGCCCAGCCCACATTCGGCTAACTGGGGCTCCTCTAGCCACATGTGATGAAACATCCATCTAG
- the SEMA4F gene encoding semaphorin-4F isoform X4, with product MPASAARPRPGPGQPTASPFPLLLLLAVLSGPVSGRVPRSVPRTSLPISEADSYLTRFAVPHTYNYSVLLVDPASHTLYVGARDTIFALSLPFSGERPRKIDWMVPEAHRQNCRKKGKKEDVSRFQQVERLESGRGKCPFEPAQRSAAVMAGGVLYAATVKNYLGTEPIITRAVGRAEDWIRTDTLPSWLNAPAFVAAVALSPAEWGDEDGDDEIYFFFTETSRAFDSYERIKVPRVARVCAGDLGGRKTLQQRWTTFLKADLLCPGPEHGRASTVLQDVAVLRPELGAATPIFYGIFSSQWEGATISAVCAFQPQDVRTVLNGPFRELKHDCNRGLPVVDNDVPQPRPGECITNNMKLRHFGSSLSLPDRVLTFIRDHPLMDRPVFPADGHPLLVTTDTAYLRVVAHRVTSLSGKEYDVLYLGTEDGHLHRAVRIGAQLSVLEDLALFPEPQPVENMKLYQSWLLVGSRTEVTQVNTTNCGRLQSCSECILAQDPVCAWSFRLDECVAHVGEHQGLVQDIESADVSSLCPKEPGGKRPWKKGNMNLQDSSQQNKVSTCYLYKDL from the exons ATGCCGGCCTCTGCTGCGCGGCCCCGCCCTGGTCCCGGGCAGCCTACAGCCTCGCCCTtcccgctgctgctgctgctggcggTGCTGAGCGGCCCGGTATCCGGCCGCGTCCCCCGCTCGGTGCCCAGAACCTCGCTTCCCATCTCTG AGGCTGACTCCTATCTCACCCGGTTCGCTGTCCCTCACACATACAATTACTCTGTTCTCCTCGTGGATCCTGCCTCCCACACACTTTATGTTGGCGCCCGGGACACCATCTTCGCTTTATCCCTGCCCTTCTCAGGGGAGAGACCGCGCAAG ATTGACTGGATGGTTCCTGAGGCTCACAGACAGAACTGTAGgaagaaaggcaagaaagag GACGTGTCCAGGTTCCAGCAGGTTGAAAGACTTGAGAGTGGCCGGGGGAAATGTCCTTTTGAGCCAGCTCAGCGGTCAGCAGCTGTAATGGCTG GGGGGGTCCTCTATGCTGCCACTGTGAAAAACTACCTGGGGACGGAGCCAATTATCACCCGAGCAGTGGGTCGTGCTGAGGACTGGATTCGGACAGACACCTTGCCTTCCTGGCTGAAcg CCCCAGCCTTTGTCGCAGCCGTGGCCTTGAGCCCAGCCGAATGGGGGGATGAAGATGGAGACGACGAAATCTACTTCTTCTTTACGGAGACTTCCCGAGCATTTGACTCATACGAGCGCATTAAAGTCCCACGGGTGGCCCGTGTGTGTGCG GGGGACCTCGGGGGCCGAAAGACCCTCCAGCAGAGATGGACGACGTTTTTGAAAGCTGACCTGCTCTGTCCAGGGCCTGAGCATGGCCGGGCCTCCACTGTCCTGCAGGATGTTGCTGTGCTTCGACCTGAGCTTGGGGCAGCGACTCCCATCTTTTATGGCATCTTTTCTTCCCAGTG GGAGGGGGCTACCATCTCTGCTGTCTGTGCCTTCCAACCACAAGACGTTCGGACAGTGCTGAATGGTCCCTTCAGAGAACTAAAACATGACTGCAACAGAGGACTGCCTGTCGTGGACAATGATGTGCCCCAGCCCAGACCTGGAGAG TGCATCACCAACAACATGAAGCTCCGGCACTTTGGCTCATCTCTCTCCCTGCCTGACCGCGTACTCACCTTCATCCGGGACCACCCACTCATGGACAGGCCAGTGTTTCCAGCTGATGGCCACCCCCTGCTGGTCACTACAGATACAGCCTATCTCAGAGTCGTGGCCCACAGGGTGACCAGCCTCTCAGGGAAAGAGTATGATGTGCTCTACCTGGGGACAG AGGATGGACACCTCCACCGAGCAGTGCGGATCGGAGCTCAGCTCAGTGTTCTTGAAGATCTGGCCTTATTCCCAGAGCCACAGCCAGTTGAGAACATGAAATTGTACCAG AGCTGGCTCCTGGTTGGCTCCCGTACTGAGGTGACACAAGTGAATACAACCAACTGTGGCCGTCTCCAGAGCTGCTCAGAGTGCATCCTGGCCCAGGACCCAGTCTGTGCCTGGAGCTTCCGGCTGGATGAGTGTGTGGCCCATGTCGGGGAGCACCAAGG GTTGGTCCAAGACATAGAGTCAGCAGATGTCTCCTCTTTGTGTCCTAAAGAGCCTGGAG GTAAACGTCCTTGGAAAAAAGGGAATATGAACCTACAGGATTCCAGTCAACAAAATAAGGTGTCCACATGCTACCTTTACAAAGATTTGTAA